One window from the genome of Drosophila albomicans strain 15112-1751.03 chromosome 2L, ASM965048v2, whole genome shotgun sequence encodes:
- the LOC117565395 gene encoding zinc finger protein 92 homolog isoform X2: MLSKNHLHQQQQHQQLQQQPSQRAKLEPYLSASEQLRQSRSRSRSHSRSASHCSSQIDMDDADSSHERYSRHSRRSLHSRSRSRSRSRSRSHSSSSSVELEVDSPPGSPSISSPSAASLSASELLITANSSNSSTKKSDLFSVSALLRRDEPTTRRARSPPLSGLAGATSSALALPTNPLEAMRQSYPPNYDASMFQRPIFSPALPFFAAFAFHQGQQQQQQQQQSGLGASYHPDSQENLFRLRNLMVPLQSAGQNGTTAAAAAAAAAAAAAVGVGVGVGVGVGVPPGGGHLGLPHPPHLHFHHMAAKWPGLHQFSDLYSCMKCEKMFSTPHGLEVHSRRTHHGKKPYACELCNKTFGHEVSLSQHRAVHNVEKVFECKQCGKRFKRSSTLSTHLLIHSDTRPYPCSYCGKRFHQKSDMKKHTYIHTGEKPHKCQVCGKAFSQSSNLITHSRKHTGYKPFSCKLCHKSFQRKVDLRRHKETQHTDLRVHLGKVDFMSAAAAAAAAAELSGAPGGMVQGLSAGNAATAAQSTAAQAQQAATPVNPLQKVSLLA, from the exons ATGCTGAGCAAGAATCATctgcatcaacaacagcaacatcaacaacttcAGCAACAGCCTTCGCAGCGGGCCAAGCTGGAACCCTACCTGAGTGCCAGCGAGCAGCTGCGTCAGTCGCGCTCCCGATCGCGTTCACATTCCCGCAGCGCCTCGCACTGTTCCTCGCAGATCGATATGGACGATGCGGACAGTAGCCACGAGCGTTACTCCCGCCACTCGCGACGTTCGCTGCACTCGCGCTCCCGCTCTCGGTCTCGCTCCCGATCGCGTTCGCATTCGAGCAGCTCGTCCGTGGAGCTGGAGGTGGATTCACCGCCTGGGAGTCCCAGCATTAGTTCGCCCAGTGCCGCCTCGCTTTCTGCCTCCGAGCTGCTGATCacggccaacagcagcaacagcagcaccaagAAGTCCGATCTCTTCTCAGTCTCTGCCCTGCTGCGACGCGATGAGCCGACGACGCGACGAGCTCGCAGTCCGCCTTTATCCGGTTTGGCTGGTGCCACGAGCTCAGCGTTGGCCCTGCCCACCAATCCGCTGGAGGCGATGCGACAAAGCTACCCGCCCAACTACGATGCCAGCATGTTCCAGCGTCCCATCTTCTCGCCAGCGCTGCCCTTCTTCGCCGCCTTTGCCTTCCACCagggacagcagcagcaacagcaacaacagcagtccGGACTCGGCGCAAG CTACCATCCGGACTCGCAGGAAAATCTCTTCCGGCTGCGCAACCTGATGGTGCCACTCCAGTCTGCTGGCCAGAATGGCAccacggcagcagcagcagcggcagccgccgcagcagccgccgccgtCGGTGTGGGCGTTGGGGTAGGCGTTGGAGTGGGCGTGCCGCCTGGTGGCGGACATTTGGGTTTGCCTCATCCCCCGCATCTGCATTTCCATCACATGGCGGCCAAGTGGCCGGGCCTGCATCAATTCAGCGACCTGTACTCGTGCATGAAGTGCGAGAAGATGTTCTCAACGCCGCACGGACTCGAGGTGCACTCACGTCGCACCCACCACGGGAAGAAGCCCTACGCCTGTGAGCTGTGCAACAAGACCTTTGGCCATGAGGTCAGCCTCAGTCAGCACAG AGCCGTGCACAACGTGGAAAAGGTCTTCGAGTGCAAACAGTGCGGCAAACGCTTTAAGCGCTCCAGCACACTCTCCACCCATCTGCTCATTCACAGCGACACGAGGCCTTATCCCTGCAGCTACTGCGGCAAGCGATTCCATCAAAAGAGTGATATGAAGAAGCACACCTACATTCACACCG GCGAGAAACCACACAAGTGCCAGGTGTGCGGCAAGGCCTTTAGTCAGAGCTCCAACCTGATCACACACTCCCGCAAGCACACCGGCTACAAGCCCTTCTCCTGCAAGCTCTGCCACAAGTCCTTCCAGCGCAAGGTGGACCTGCGTCGCCACAAGGAGACCCAGCACACGGATCTCCGTGTCCACCTCGGCAAGGTGGACTTCATgtctgccgccgccgccgcagcagctgctgccgagCTGAGTGGAGCACCGGGTGGCATGGTGCAAGGTCTGTCCGCTGGCAatgcggcaacagcagcgcagtCGACGGCAGCCCAAGCGCAGCAGGCTGCGACGCCAGTGAATCCTCTGCAGAAAGTATCACTGCTGGCATAA
- the LOC117565395 gene encoding serendipity locus protein H-1 isoform X1, producing MNVGKMQAPGQHQQHLLHPAASAAPPTQQHHLPIDYSLGNFKPAIAADFPGGPFVGASPQQPHSSSSSPATSTSSSSLQVRDLSTLTTMAAIPSPTQLLHQRMQPAQITVDAHHHQQHQQQQQQQQMPPAATSPHDYAPMSAFKAVLPKKRSADDAALPFSISRLVKTEHLTAIAAAAGLKPPSLAAHGVALPEDNNNSISMLSKNHLHQQQQHQQLQQQPSQRAKLEPYLSASEQLRQSRSRSRSHSRSASHCSSQIDMDDADSSHERYSRHSRRSLHSRSRSRSRSRSRSHSSSSSVELEVDSPPGSPSISSPSAASLSASELLITANSSNSSTKKSDLFSVSALLRRDEPTTRRARSPPLSGLAGATSSALALPTNPLEAMRQSYPPNYDASMFQRPIFSPALPFFAAFAFHQGQQQQQQQQQSGLGASYHPDSQENLFRLRNLMVPLQSAGQNGTTAAAAAAAAAAAAAVGVGVGVGVGVGVPPGGGHLGLPHPPHLHFHHMAAKWPGLHQFSDLYSCMKCEKMFSTPHGLEVHSRRTHHGKKPYACELCNKTFGHEVSLSQHRAVHNVEKVFECKQCGKRFKRSSTLSTHLLIHSDTRPYPCSYCGKRFHQKSDMKKHTYIHTGEKPHKCQVCGKAFSQSSNLITHSRKHTGYKPFSCKLCHKSFQRKVDLRRHKETQHTDLRVHLGKVDFMSAAAAAAAAAELSGAPGGMVQGLSAGNAATAAQSTAAQAQQAATPVNPLQKVSLLA from the exons ATGAACGTTGGCAAAATGCAAGCGCCTGgccagcatcagcagcatttGCTGCATCCGGCCGCCTCCGCTGCCCCGCCTACGCAACAACATCACCTGCCCATCGATTACAGTTTGGGCAACTTTAAGCCAGCGATTGCTGCTGATTTTCCCGGCGGCCCCTTTGTCGGCGCCAGTCCACAGCAACCGCAttcctcatcctcatcgccAGCCACCTCCACGTCATCGTCATCCCTGCAGGTGCGCGATCTCAGCACCTTGACCACCATGGCGGCGATACCTTCGCCTACCCAGCTGCTGCATCAACGCATGCAGCCTGCCCAGATCACAGTGGAtgcacatcatcatcaacagcatcagcaacagcagcagcagcaacaaatgccGCCGGCGGCAACTTCTCCACACGATTATGCGCCCATGTCTGCATTCAAGGCTGTGCTGCCAAAGAAACGAAGTGCCGACG ATGCAGCGCTGCCCTTTAGCATAAGCAGACTGGTCAAGACTGAACACCTGACGGCAATTGCAGCCGCCGCTGGCTTAAAGCCACCATCGCTTGCCGCGCATGGCGTCGCTCTGCcggaggacaacaacaactccatcTCGATGCTGAGCAAGAATCATctgcatcaacaacagcaacatcaacaacttcAGCAACAGCCTTCGCAGCGGGCCAAGCTGGAACCCTACCTGAGTGCCAGCGAGCAGCTGCGTCAGTCGCGCTCCCGATCGCGTTCACATTCCCGCAGCGCCTCGCACTGTTCCTCGCAGATCGATATGGACGATGCGGACAGTAGCCACGAGCGTTACTCCCGCCACTCGCGACGTTCGCTGCACTCGCGCTCCCGCTCTCGGTCTCGCTCCCGATCGCGTTCGCATTCGAGCAGCTCGTCCGTGGAGCTGGAGGTGGATTCACCGCCTGGGAGTCCCAGCATTAGTTCGCCCAGTGCCGCCTCGCTTTCTGCCTCCGAGCTGCTGATCacggccaacagcagcaacagcagcaccaagAAGTCCGATCTCTTCTCAGTCTCTGCCCTGCTGCGACGCGATGAGCCGACGACGCGACGAGCTCGCAGTCCGCCTTTATCCGGTTTGGCTGGTGCCACGAGCTCAGCGTTGGCCCTGCCCACCAATCCGCTGGAGGCGATGCGACAAAGCTACCCGCCCAACTACGATGCCAGCATGTTCCAGCGTCCCATCTTCTCGCCAGCGCTGCCCTTCTTCGCCGCCTTTGCCTTCCACCagggacagcagcagcaacagcaacaacagcagtccGGACTCGGCGCAAG CTACCATCCGGACTCGCAGGAAAATCTCTTCCGGCTGCGCAACCTGATGGTGCCACTCCAGTCTGCTGGCCAGAATGGCAccacggcagcagcagcagcggcagccgccgcagcagccgccgccgtCGGTGTGGGCGTTGGGGTAGGCGTTGGAGTGGGCGTGCCGCCTGGTGGCGGACATTTGGGTTTGCCTCATCCCCCGCATCTGCATTTCCATCACATGGCGGCCAAGTGGCCGGGCCTGCATCAATTCAGCGACCTGTACTCGTGCATGAAGTGCGAGAAGATGTTCTCAACGCCGCACGGACTCGAGGTGCACTCACGTCGCACCCACCACGGGAAGAAGCCCTACGCCTGTGAGCTGTGCAACAAGACCTTTGGCCATGAGGTCAGCCTCAGTCAGCACAG AGCCGTGCACAACGTGGAAAAGGTCTTCGAGTGCAAACAGTGCGGCAAACGCTTTAAGCGCTCCAGCACACTCTCCACCCATCTGCTCATTCACAGCGACACGAGGCCTTATCCCTGCAGCTACTGCGGCAAGCGATTCCATCAAAAGAGTGATATGAAGAAGCACACCTACATTCACACCG GCGAGAAACCACACAAGTGCCAGGTGTGCGGCAAGGCCTTTAGTCAGAGCTCCAACCTGATCACACACTCCCGCAAGCACACCGGCTACAAGCCCTTCTCCTGCAAGCTCTGCCACAAGTCCTTCCAGCGCAAGGTGGACCTGCGTCGCCACAAGGAGACCCAGCACACGGATCTCCGTGTCCACCTCGGCAAGGTGGACTTCATgtctgccgccgccgccgcagcagctgctgccgagCTGAGTGGAGCACCGGGTGGCATGGTGCAAGGTCTGTCCGCTGGCAatgcggcaacagcagcgcagtCGACGGCAGCCCAAGCGCAGCAGGCTGCGACGCCAGTGAATCCTCTGCAGAAAGTATCACTGCTGGCATAA